The DNA region GCTTCTTTTCCCCTTTTGACATCAATCTTCTCCTTCGAGGGCTAATCCCTCCTCTTTTCTATAATCTCATCTATTATACCATATTCTTTAGCCTGAGCTGCGGTCATAATGAAGTCTCGATCGGTATCCCGTTCTATCTTGGAAAGCGATTGTCCAGTGTGCTCCACCAATATCTCGTTCAGCCTCTTCTTCAGTCTTACTATCTCCCTTGCCTGGATGTCGATATCGCTCGCCTGTCCTTGAGCCCCACCCATCGGTTGATGGATCACCACCCGCGAGTTGGGGAGGGCGAACCGCTTTCCCTTCGCCCCTGCAGCGAGAAGGAGGGCAGCTATACTCGCCGCTTGGCCAATGCAGATGGTAGAAACATCTGGTTTGACGAACTTCATCGTGTCATAAATGGCAAGGCCAGCGGTCACCACCCCGCCAGGGGAATTTATATAGAGAGAGATATCCTTATCCGGGTTTTCCGCTTCCAAGAAGAGCATCTGGGCGATGACCAGGTTGGCTAAGTTGTCGTCGATCGGGGCACCGATGAAAATTATGTTGTCTTTGAGGAGGCGGGAGTAAATATCATAGGCTCGCTCACCACGGCTTGTTTGTTCAATTACCATTGGGATGAGCTGCATTTATTTTCTCCTCCTTAATCAATAATAGCCTTTTTTTTGAGAAAGTCAATCGCCTTCTTCATAAGGAGGTTCCGTTTCAACTCATCAAGGCTCCCTTCTTTCTTGATCCTTGCCTCAACCGCTTTTGCCCCCTTACCGCTCTGCTCCGCTATCCTCTCTATCTCCTCCTTCACTTCATCATCGGAGACGGTTAATCCCTCTTTTTTTATGATAAAGTCGAGGATCAATCCCTTTTTCACCGCTAATGTGGCGTTCTCTTTCTCCTGTTCCCGGAATCTATTCCAGTCTACCCCCCGGGGGTCAACCCCTTGCGCTGCTAAACTCCTCGCTACCTCTTCCACTCGGCTGTCGAGCTCCTGCCTCACCAGATACTCTGGCACGGGGAAGGGATTTTTGTCGATGATCTTTTTGAATATCTCGTCAAGGGCTTTTCTCTCCGCCTCCTGCTCTTTCTCAGCCCGGATGGTCTCCTCCACCTTTTTCTTTAGTTCCGCTAAATTTTCAAAGCCAAGATCCTTGGCGAACTCGTCATCGAGTTCAGGGAGTTTCTTCTCCTTTATCTCCTTTATCTCCACCCGAACCGACGCCTCTTTCCCCTTAAGCTCATGGATGCGGTAGTCTTCCGGATAACGGAAGGTGAACTCCTTGACCTCGCCCGGGCGAAGCCCTATTATCGCTTTGCTGAAAGCTTCCGGCATCCCTGCGGAACCCACCTCGAAGGTAGCATCCCGCTGGAAGATGGGTTTTGCCTTCTCTCCCACGATCTCCCGGCGGTAATCGAGTTTTATCAGATCGCCCATTTTTACACCCCGATCCTCAACGGGGATGAGTTCTCCCTGCTCCTT from Acidobacteriota bacterium includes:
- the tig gene encoding trigger factor, producing the protein MAKKDFKSTLTEIDDYKRDLLVEVPAGVVAEEIETISSEIRRGAKIPGFRPGKAPISVIKQRYKATIEQRIIDKLVPEYYRLAIEKHELNPLHPPYIEEVLIREGEPLKFKATFEVVPEITVKGYDKVKVKRGKIKITKKEVEERLEQIRKEQGELIPVEDRGVKMGDLIKLDYRREIVGEKAKPIFQRDATFEVGSAGMPEAFSKAIIGLRPGEVKEFTFRYPEDYRIHELKGKEASVRVEIKEIKEKKLPELDDEFAKDLGFENLAELKKKVEETIRAEKEQEAERKALDEIFKKIIDKNPFPVPEYLVRQELDSRVEEVARSLAAQGVDPRGVDWNRFREQEKENATLAVKKGLILDFIIKKEGLTVSDDEVKEEIERIAEQSGKGAKAVEARIKKEGSLDELKRNLLMKKAIDFLKKKAIID
- the clpP gene encoding ATP-dependent Clp endopeptidase proteolytic subunit ClpP, whose amino-acid sequence is MQLIPMVIEQTSRGERAYDIYSRLLKDNIIFIGAPIDDNLANLVIAQMLFLEAENPDKDISLYINSPGGVVTAGLAIYDTMKFVKPDVSTICIGQAASIAALLLAAGAKGKRFALPNSRVVIHQPMGGAQGQASDIDIQAREIVRLKKRLNEILVEHTGQSLSKIERDTDRDFIMTAAQAKEYGIIDEIIEKRRD